Proteins encoded in a region of the Scrofimicrobium sp. R131 genome:
- a CDS encoding ROK family protein, with protein sequence MTTFSPLESAALELVASSQAQTRAAIARELGVAPSTASSLISSLLSARVIREEGEMRSTGGRRAVRLVACETNERSLVVELGANHALLSLVDLDGAVREPRSIPLDIGLGPEKVLQQVMTSGATMAAEVGVTVTAVGLGIPGPVEMDTGRIVSPSRMPGWHNTYAKDLLEDMWGVPAVVENDARLGAVGTMAYRRHRHEPTYQDYIYVKAGSAIGGALVVDGTVHRGSFGLAGDLSHVPVEAAADRACRCGNRGCLDTLASAEALRRDLGFADNDSLIAAAINSDADVVNGVREAGVRLGASLAHVVSFLNPQAIIVGGTLSSIGAFLAGIRQALNEFCLPAITEHLAVEVSLAGREATLWGLAEQTNSLLTKTVKSRTGASSGTSTSPLLDPTKELL encoded by the coding sequence ATGACGACATTCTCGCCGCTGGAAAGCGCCGCACTGGAGCTAGTTGCTTCCAGCCAGGCCCAAACCAGAGCCGCCATCGCCAGGGAGTTGGGAGTTGCCCCCTCCACCGCGTCCAGTCTGATCAGCAGCCTGCTGTCCGCCCGGGTGATCCGGGAAGAGGGCGAGATGCGCTCGACCGGTGGGCGCCGCGCGGTTCGACTCGTGGCATGTGAAACCAATGAGCGCTCCCTGGTGGTAGAACTTGGTGCCAACCATGCACTCTTGAGCCTGGTCGACCTCGATGGCGCCGTCCGCGAACCCCGTTCCATCCCCCTGGACATTGGGCTTGGACCGGAGAAAGTCCTCCAACAGGTGATGACTTCCGGTGCCACGATGGCCGCTGAGGTGGGGGTAACCGTGACCGCAGTTGGGCTTGGCATTCCCGGCCCGGTTGAAATGGACACCGGCCGAATAGTCTCTCCCTCCCGCATGCCCGGCTGGCACAACACCTATGCCAAAGATCTGCTGGAAGATATGTGGGGGGTGCCAGCGGTGGTCGAAAATGACGCCCGGCTCGGCGCGGTTGGCACGATGGCTTACCGGCGCCACCGCCACGAACCTACCTACCAGGACTACATCTACGTCAAGGCCGGATCGGCCATTGGCGGAGCATTGGTCGTAGATGGCACAGTACACCGAGGCTCATTCGGGTTGGCCGGGGATTTGAGCCACGTGCCCGTTGAGGCGGCAGCCGACCGCGCGTGTCGATGCGGCAATCGCGGTTGCCTGGACACACTTGCCTCCGCCGAAGCCCTCCGCCGAGATCTGGGTTTTGCCGATAACGACTCTCTAATTGCAGCAGCTATCAACTCTGACGCCGACGTCGTCAACGGAGTGCGGGAGGCCGGGGTTCGTCTCGGAGCCTCCCTCGCCCACGTCGTTTCGTTCCTGAATCCACAGGCGATCATCGTCGGTGGCACCCTTTCCTCCATTGGCGCCTTTCTTGCCGGGATCCGCCAGGCATTGAATGAGTTTTGCCTACCAGCCATCACCGAGCATTTGGCGGTGGAGGTATCCCTCGCCGGCCGGGAGGCAACCCTGTGGGGGCTGGCTGAACAGACCAACTCCCTGCTAACCAAAACCGTCAAGTCCCGCACTGGTGCCAGTTCGGGCACCTCAACCTCCCCTCTGCTAGACCCCACCAAGGAGCTGCTGTGA